Proteins from a genomic interval of Thermoanaerobacterium thermosaccharolyticum DSM 571:
- a CDS encoding competence/damage-inducible protein A, producing MKCEIISVGTELLLGQIANTDAKFISEMLTSLGIDVYFQTNVGDNKSRLLECLKIASNRSDIIILTGGLGPTMDDLTKETVAEFFGLKLVVDIDTKIKIESYFKKSMREMTQNNYKQALFPEGSKILPNDNGTAPGCIFEKNGKKVVILPGPPSELIPMFNNYVYPFLKSLSNDIIVSRVIKIFGIGESKVETMVSDMLLSKNPTVAPLIGNGFVTLRITAKSDDVQKAKKMIDDIEVSLRKIFGEYIFGVDDDTMESIVLNLLKDKGSTLSTAESCTGGLLSEKITSVPGASEVFKFGAITYSNESKENILGVSGEIIRRHGAVSEETAREMAMNVKNISKTDYGLSITGIAGPSGGTIAKPVGLVYIGLAYKDEIYVKKLISNGNRDKVRLNSAMHALDMLRRHLTGLKIDY from the coding sequence TTGAAATGTGAGATAATATCTGTAGGTACAGAGCTTCTTCTTGGACAAATAGCAAATACAGATGCAAAATTTATATCTGAAATGTTAACTTCATTGGGAATTGATGTCTACTTTCAAACTAATGTAGGTGATAATAAAAGTAGACTTTTGGAATGTCTAAAAATTGCTTCAAATCGCTCTGATATCATAATATTAACTGGTGGTTTAGGTCCAACAATGGATGATTTAACTAAAGAAACGGTGGCAGAGTTTTTTGGACTTAAGCTTGTTGTAGACATAGATACAAAAATAAAGATTGAATCTTATTTTAAAAAATCAATGAGAGAAATGACTCAAAATAATTACAAGCAGGCTTTATTTCCAGAAGGTTCTAAAATTTTGCCAAATGACAATGGTACTGCACCAGGATGTATTTTTGAAAAAAACGGTAAAAAAGTTGTAATATTGCCTGGACCTCCTTCAGAATTGATACCTATGTTTAATAATTATGTTTACCCATTCCTAAAGTCATTAAGCAATGACATCATTGTTTCTAGGGTAATAAAAATATTTGGCATAGGAGAATCAAAAGTTGAGACGATGGTAAGTGATATGTTGTTATCAAAAAACCCAACTGTTGCGCCACTTATTGGAAATGGTTTTGTTACATTAAGAATAACTGCCAAGTCCGATGATGTTCAAAAAGCCAAAAAAATGATTGATGACATTGAAGTAAGTTTAAGAAAAATTTTTGGTGAATATATTTTTGGTGTAGATGATGATACTATGGAATCAATAGTTCTTAATTTGTTGAAAGACAAAGGATCTACGCTTTCTACGGCTGAATCATGTACAGGTGGGTTGTTATCAGAAAAAATTACAAGCGTACCAGGTGCTTCTGAAGTCTTTAAATTTGGTGCAATAACATACAGTAACGAATCAAAAGAAAATATTTTGGGGGTTTCAGGTGAGATTATCAGACGACATGGGGCTGTAAGTGAAGAGACAGCAAGAGAAATGGCTATGAACGTAAAAAATATTTCAAAAACAGACTACGGACTTTCTATTACAGGAATAGCTGGCCCAAGTGGAGGTACGATTGCAAAACCTGTTGGATTAGTCTACATTGGACTTGCATACAAAGATGAAATATACGTAAAAAAATTAATTTCAAATGGTAATAGAGATAAAGTAAGATTAAATTCTGCAATGCATGCACTTGACATGTTGAGAAGACATTTGACTGGTTTAAAAATTGACTATTAA
- the pgsA gene encoding CDP-diacylglycerol--glycerol-3-phosphate 3-phosphatidyltransferase encodes MNVANKITIARLILVPFFIIVMLSGIKYGNIISAVLFAIASLTDKLDGYIARKYNQITNLGKFMDPLVDKIMVSSALIVLIQLGRIQSWIVIIILSREFIITGLRTIGANKGVVIAASNLGKYKTTFQIIAIISLMLNNYPFEYIFFPFSTVAIYLALFLTVYSGIDYIVKCRNIILE; translated from the coding sequence GTGAACGTAGCAAATAAAATTACTATAGCAAGATTAATATTGGTTCCTTTTTTTATAATTGTTATGCTATCTGGTATTAAATACGGCAACATAATATCAGCAGTTTTATTTGCAATTGCTTCCTTGACTGACAAACTAGACGGATATATTGCAAGAAAGTACAATCAGATAACAAATTTAGGTAAGTTTATGGATCCCCTTGTCGATAAAATTATGGTTTCTTCGGCTTTAATTGTTTTAATTCAGCTTGGTCGTATTCAAAGTTGGATTGTGATAATTATTTTATCTAGAGAGTTTATAATAACAGGTTTAAGAACAATAGGTGCTAATAAAGGAGTCGTAATTGCAGCTAGTAATCTTGGAAAATATAAAACTACATTTCAAATAATAGCAATTATTTCTCTAATGTTAAATAATTACCCGTTTGAATATATCTTTTTTCCATTTTCTACTGTAGCAATATATCTTGCATTATTTTTGACAGTCTATTCAGGCATAGATTATATTGTAAAATGTAGAAACATAATATTAGAATGA
- the rimO gene encoding 30S ribosomal protein S12 methylthiotransferase RimO, which produces MVNVGIISLGCAKNTVDSEKMLGIIKEKGYNIVNNENDADVLIINTCGFIESAKRESINYIIEMGKLKEKRLKSLIAAGCLSERYKEELLSNLPELDAVIGTGDFLKISEIIESTLNGKRVLEYGHADELDDANSPRMLSTPKHYGYLKIAEGCNNKCSFCIIPKLRGHYRSVKIEDLVNEAKIMAKNGVRELILIAQDTTKYGIDIYKKFMLPTLLRELSKIDEIKWIRILYAYPDSITDELIEEIRTNSKLLKYVDMPLQHSNNNVLKRMKRNTQKEKIEEIIDKLRTISGMVIRTTFIVGFPGETDTEFDDLKDFIKEKKFNKLGVFTYSREEDTEAYGMPNQVPEKIKQKRYNEIMLLQRNISLNNNKSLIGTELEIVIEGYKDGLYYGRSYIDAPDIDGVTFVKSDRKLNIGDFVKVRISKAFDYDLMGELL; this is translated from the coding sequence ATGGTAAATGTCGGAATAATATCACTGGGTTGTGCAAAAAACACAGTTGATTCTGAAAAAATGCTTGGAATAATAAAAGAAAAAGGATATAACATTGTAAATAACGAAAATGATGCCGATGTATTGATTATAAACACTTGCGGATTTATTGAAAGTGCTAAGCGAGAATCAATTAATTATATAATTGAAATGGGTAAGCTTAAAGAAAAAAGATTAAAATCTTTAATAGCAGCTGGTTGTTTATCCGAAAGATATAAAGAAGAGCTTCTAAGCAATTTACCAGAATTAGACGCAGTCATAGGAACTGGTGATTTTCTAAAAATATCTGAAATAATTGAAAGTACTTTAAATGGCAAGCGTGTTTTAGAATATGGCCATGCTGATGAATTAGATGATGCAAACTCACCAAGAATGTTAAGTACTCCAAAACATTATGGTTATTTGAAGATTGCAGAAGGGTGTAATAATAAATGTTCTTTTTGCATAATACCAAAACTTAGAGGTCATTATAGAAGCGTTAAAATTGAGGATTTAGTTAATGAAGCAAAAATAATGGCTAAAAATGGTGTAAGAGAATTAATTTTGATTGCACAAGATACAACAAAATATGGTATTGATATATATAAGAAATTTATGTTACCAACTTTATTGAGAGAATTGTCTAAAATAGATGAAATAAAATGGATAAGAATTTTATATGCTTATCCAGACAGCATAACTGATGAACTAATAGAAGAGATCAGAACAAATAGCAAATTACTGAAATATGTTGATATGCCATTGCAGCATTCAAATAATAATGTTCTTAAACGGATGAAAAGAAATACACAAAAAGAAAAAATTGAAGAAATAATAGACAAACTTCGTACTATTTCTGGAATGGTAATAAGGACAACATTTATAGTTGGATTTCCAGGTGAGACAGATACTGAATTTGATGATTTGAAAGATTTTATCAAAGAAAAGAAATTTAATAAATTGGGTGTATTTACGTATTCTAGAGAGGAAGATACCGAAGCATATGGTATGCCAAATCAAGTTCCAGAAAAAATAAAGCAAAAACGGTACAACGAAATAATGCTCTTACAAAGAAATATATCTTTAAATAATAATAAGAGCTTAATAGGTACTGAATTAGAAATTGTTATAGAGGGTTATAAAGACGGTTTATATTATGGTAGAAGTTATATTGATGCACCCGATATTGACGGAGTTACTTTTGTCAAGTCAGATAGAAAATTAAATATTGGCGATTTTGTTAAAGTTAGAATCTCCAAAGCATTTGATTATGATTTAATGGGGGAGTTGTTGTGA
- a CDS encoding FtsK/SpoIIIE family DNA translocase — translation MKAKAKNNFSDEVLGIIFLTFSIISLISLYSDTTGIVGKEIVILLKSLFGIGAYALSLLIFIYALFLLFKSKDFLDYKKIIYLLIIFLCFISIAQIYLYHDIGLFKNYVIDSVKYGNKNSGGGAIAAIIVFVLIKFLGIVGSWLLLIATLIICGIILTDISFIEAIKSAYKYIYKLIDLYKSKKKILKIENKDNMPTTIEKEPISKSERKKIEEKDDEQFKIIQPVFEEKEEKANYIDYKNQSKTKNGNVEKASDNYIYPPITLLKEGTPQQKLNNNLIIENARKLEQTLKNFAIDAKVIQVSRGPAITRFEIQPSPGVKVSRIVSLTDDIALSLAAPSVRIEAPIPGKSAVGIEVPNEKISVVTLREVIDTKKFRDSKSDLTIALGKDIAGNIVVADLSKMPHLLIAGATGSGKSVCINTLIVSLLFKASPDKVKMILIDPKVVELNIYNGIPHLLTPVVTDPKKAAGVLNWAVNEMTERYKTFAENNVRDIDGYNKIHGVNAMPKIVVIVDELSDLMMVSPAEVEEYICRLAQMARAAGIYLVIATQRPSVDVITGVIKANIPSRISFAVTSQIDSRTILDMAGAEKLLGKGDMLYYPIGESKPIRVQGAFISDKEVEDIVNFLKTNTSEPKYEEIFVEPKNSLNKDIEEDELMNDAINIIVETGQASISMLQRRLRIGYARAARIIDQMEQKGIISGYDGSKPRQILLSEEEIKKITGR, via the coding sequence ATGAAAGCAAAAGCAAAAAACAATTTCAGCGATGAAGTACTTGGTATAATATTTTTAACTTTTTCAATTATTTCCTTGATTAGCCTTTATTCAGATACGACTGGTATAGTTGGTAAAGAAATAGTAATTTTGTTAAAAAGTTTATTTGGTATTGGAGCATATGCCTTATCTCTATTAATTTTTATATATGCATTATTTCTTTTATTTAAAAGTAAAGACTTTTTAGATTATAAGAAAATTATTTATCTATTAATTATATTTTTATGTTTTATAAGTATAGCTCAAATATATTTGTATCATGATATTGGACTTTTTAAAAATTATGTGATCGATAGTGTAAAATATGGCAATAAAAACTCAGGTGGTGGTGCGATTGCTGCTATTATTGTATTCGTACTTATCAAGTTTTTGGGAATCGTAGGAAGTTGGCTACTATTAATCGCCACATTAATCATTTGTGGCATAATTCTTACAGATATCTCTTTCATTGAAGCTATAAAATCAGCATATAAATACATATATAAATTGATAGACTTATATAAAAGCAAAAAAAAGATACTAAAAATAGAAAATAAAGACAATATGCCAACTACAATAGAAAAGGAGCCTATAAGTAAAAGTGAAAGAAAAAAAATAGAGGAAAAAGATGACGAACAATTTAAAATTATCCAACCGGTTTTCGAAGAAAAAGAAGAAAAAGCTAATTACATAGATTATAAGAATCAGTCAAAAACTAAAAATGGAAATGTGGAAAAAGCAAGTGATAATTATATTTATCCTCCTATAACTTTGTTGAAAGAAGGTACACCACAGCAAAAACTTAATAATAATTTAATAATAGAAAACGCTAGAAAATTAGAGCAAACTTTGAAAAACTTCGCTATTGACGCAAAGGTAATTCAGGTCAGCAGAGGACCAGCTATTACAAGATTCGAAATACAGCCAAGTCCTGGTGTTAAAGTTAGTAGAATAGTTAGTTTAACTGACGATATTGCATTAAGCCTTGCGGCACCATCTGTAAGAATCGAAGCGCCAATTCCAGGGAAATCTGCTGTTGGTATTGAAGTACCAAACGAAAAGATATCAGTTGTAACCCTTAGAGAAGTTATAGATACGAAAAAATTCAGAGATAGCAAATCAGATTTAACAATAGCATTAGGCAAAGATATCGCTGGAAATATAGTTGTTGCTGATTTATCTAAAATGCCGCACTTATTAATAGCTGGTGCTACAGGTTCAGGTAAAAGTGTCTGTATAAATACGTTGATTGTAAGCCTCTTGTTTAAAGCTTCACCCGACAAAGTGAAGATGATATTAATAGATCCAAAAGTTGTTGAATTAAACATATATAATGGGATTCCACATTTACTTACACCTGTTGTTACTGATCCTAAAAAAGCTGCAGGTGTTCTTAACTGGGCTGTCAATGAAATGACAGAAAGGTATAAAACTTTTGCAGAAAACAATGTTAGAGATATTGATGGATATAATAAAATACATGGCGTCAATGCAATGCCTAAAATAGTCGTTATTGTTGATGAATTGTCAGATCTTATGATGGTATCACCTGCCGAAGTAGAAGAATACATATGCAGATTAGCACAAATGGCAAGAGCTGCTGGTATATATTTAGTGATTGCAACACAGAGACCTTCAGTAGATGTAATAACAGGTGTCATAAAAGCTAATATACCATCACGAATATCATTTGCAGTAACATCTCAAATAGATTCGCGAACCATATTGGATATGGCAGGTGCAGAAAAATTGCTAGGGAAAGGTGATATGCTGTACTATCCGATTGGTGAATCAAAACCAATACGCGTTCAAGGTGCTTTTATATCTGATAAAGAGGTAGAGGATATAGTAAACTTTTTAAAAACAAATACATCAGAGCCAAAATATGAAGAAATATTTGTTGAGCCTAAAAATTCATTAAATAAAGATATAGAAGAAGATGAATTAATGAACGATGCAATTAATATTATTGTAGAAACCGGACAAGCTTCTATATCAATGTTGCAAAGAAGGCTTCGTATAGGGTATGCCAGAGCAGCTAGAATAATAGATCAAATGGAACAAAAGGGAATTATAAGCGGTTATGATGGTTCCAAACCAAGGCAAATATTGCTTTCAGAAGAGGAAATAAAAAAGATAACGGGTAGATAA
- a CDS encoding YlzJ-like family protein, whose protein sequence is MLYTIIPYELIFEHRDEIKDNIIETNIEGKMFLLEKEENRYKIIRLYSTNPNDYLETKYMPGNSIDFKKI, encoded by the coding sequence ATGTTATATACAATAATACCATATGAGCTTATATTTGAACATCGCGATGAAATAAAAGATAATATTATTGAAACAAATATAGAAGGAAAAATGTTTCTTTTAGAAAAAGAAGAAAACAGGTATAAAATTATAAGGTTATATTCAACAAATCCGAATGATTATTTAGAAACTAAATATATGCCAGGAAATTCAATTGATTTTAAAAAAATATAA
- a CDS encoding ClpP family protease encodes MDTFKNDDLPPQTNTAVQQNIQSFGQTNLPNFESSIHCLTIIGQIEGHLILPPQNKTTKYEHIIPQLVAIEENPQIKGLLILLNTVGGDVEAGLAIAEMISSLSKPTVSIVLGGGHSIGVPLAVSSNYSFIVPSATMTIHPIRMTGLVIGVPQTFDYFNKMQDRIVEFVIRNSRIKRDAFMNLMLKIGELANDVGTILVGKEAVDYGLIDEVGGVSEAINKLQQLIKEKENKR; translated from the coding sequence ATGGATACATTTAAAAATGATGACTTACCTCCACAAACGAACACAGCAGTACAACAGAACATACAGAGTTTTGGACAAACAAATTTACCAAACTTCGAAAGTAGTATACATTGTCTTACAATAATTGGCCAAATTGAAGGGCACCTTATTTTGCCACCGCAGAACAAGACAACTAAATACGAACATATAATTCCACAGCTGGTAGCTATCGAAGAAAATCCTCAAATAAAAGGCCTATTGATACTATTAAATACAGTCGGAGGTGATGTTGAAGCAGGATTAGCTATAGCGGAAATGATATCTAGCTTATCGAAACCAACAGTATCAATTGTATTAGGTGGTGGGCATAGTATAGGTGTGCCTCTAGCAGTGTCGTCCAATTATTCTTTTATAGTGCCAAGTGCAACAATGACAATCCATCCTATAAGGATGACAGGATTAGTAATAGGTGTGCCTCAAACATTTGACTATTTCAATAAAATGCAGGACAGAATAGTTGAGTTTGTGATAAGAAATTCAAGAATTAAAAGAGACGCTTTTATGAATCTTATGCTAAAAATAGGAGAACTAGCAAATGATGTCGGTACCATTTTAGTAGGTAAAGAAGCTGTAGATTATGGCCTAATTGATGAGGTTGGAGGTGTTTCTGAAGCAATAAATAAACTTCAACAGTTGATTAAAGAAAAAGAAAATAAAAGGTGA
- the dapG gene encoding aspartate kinase yields MTYNERVVNTNILVQKFGGTSVSTAERRNMAVSKVVDAIEQGFMPVVVVSAIGRSGDPYATDTLINFAKSIYKDIPKRELDILMSCGEIISSVIFANTLISRGYKSKVFTGGQAGIITDDNFGDAEIIRVEPQYILDALNQNIIPVVAGFQGITVDGDVTTLGRGGSDTTAALLGEALKAYAVEIYTDVDGIMTADPRIVANAHILKRISYNEVFQLAEQGAKVIHPRAVEIAMRGNIPLIIKNTMTDSPGTIITQYNNVYNNIYESDNLVTGIANMNNRVQIIMDLDKDDKDIFGKIAEAKISIDLINVFPDKKIFTISEFDLAKLEQLLNENQIKYEKRKNCSKVSIIGNRIRGVPGVMARIIKSLSENGIEIYQTADSHNTISCLVSQDKADKAVKVLHDEFKLENYN; encoded by the coding sequence ATGACATATAATGAAAGGGTGGTTAATACGAACATCTTAGTTCAAAAATTTGGAGGCACGTCAGTATCAACAGCTGAAAGAAGAAACATGGCAGTATCAAAAGTAGTAGATGCTATTGAACAAGGATTTATGCCTGTTGTCGTAGTATCAGCTATCGGAAGAAGTGGAGATCCTTATGCAACTGATACATTGATTAACTTTGCAAAATCCATATATAAGGATATACCCAAAAGAGAACTTGATATATTAATGTCCTGTGGTGAAATCATTTCAAGCGTAATTTTTGCCAATACATTGATCAGCAGAGGCTATAAATCAAAAGTTTTTACTGGAGGACAAGCAGGAATCATTACAGATGATAATTTCGGAGATGCAGAAATAATTAGAGTAGAGCCGCAGTACATTCTTGATGCTTTAAATCAAAATATAATTCCTGTTGTGGCAGGTTTTCAAGGAATAACAGTAGATGGTGATGTGACAACATTAGGTAGAGGTGGCAGTGATACGACCGCTGCACTGCTGGGCGAAGCATTGAAGGCATACGCTGTCGAAATTTATACAGATGTAGATGGCATTATGACTGCTGATCCAAGAATTGTAGCTAACGCACACATATTGAAACGAATAAGTTATAATGAAGTTTTTCAACTAGCAGAACAAGGCGCTAAAGTTATACATCCACGCGCAGTAGAAATTGCAATGAGAGGCAATATACCGTTGATAATAAAAAATACAATGACTGATAGCCCTGGAACAATAATTACTCAATACAATAATGTTTATAATAATATTTATGAATCTGATAATCTTGTTACAGGAATAGCAAATATGAATAACAGAGTTCAAATTATTATGGATTTAGATAAAGATGATAAAGATATATTTGGGAAAATTGCAGAAGCAAAAATCAGCATTGACTTGATAAATGTTTTCCCTGACAAAAAAATATTTACTATTTCTGAGTTTGATTTAGCAAAATTAGAACAGTTATTAAATGAAAATCAAATAAAATACGAAAAAAGGAAAAATTGCAGTAAAGTTTCAATAATTGGCAACAGAATACGTGGTGTGCCAGGTGTCATGGCAAGAATAATAAAATCATTATCTGAAAATGGCATTGAAATTTATCAAACGGCTGACTCTCATAACACTATATCATGCCTTGTAAGTCAAGATAAAGCAGATAAAGCTGTTAAAGTTTTACACGATGAATTTAAGCTAGAAAATTACAATTAG
- a CDS encoding YlmC/YmxH family sporulation protein: protein MRLSEFGNKEIINLNDGKKLGLIEDSDLIIDENTGKINSIIVYESKGSLFRSKPNYVEIPWEYVKKIGNDMIIVEVELDRMRKFL from the coding sequence ATGCGATTAAGTGAATTTGGTAATAAAGAAATCATCAATTTAAATGACGGCAAAAAACTTGGCTTGATAGAAGATTCAGATCTTATAATAGATGAAAATACAGGGAAAATAAATTCAATTATTGTATACGAATCAAAAGGCTCTCTTTTTAGAAGCAAGCCTAATTATGTAGAAATACCATGGGAATACGTTAAAAAAATAGGTAACGATATGATAATTGTTGAAGTTGAACTCGATAGGATGAGAAAATTTTTATGA
- the dut gene encoding dUTP diphosphatase: MNNKIVLKIKKTDDALDLPLPKYMSSGAAGMDLYAKVKEDVIIKPGEIKLIETGIMIQLPEGYEAQIRPRSGLALKNGITMLNSPGTIDSDYRGEIKLIIINLGKSDFIVKRGLRIAQMIINKVELPEILEVSKLDDTERGENGFGHTGL; this comes from the coding sequence TTGAACAATAAAATAGTACTTAAAATAAAAAAAACCGATGACGCTTTAGATTTGCCTCTGCCAAAATACATGAGCAGTGGTGCTGCAGGCATGGACCTGTATGCAAAAGTTAAAGAAGATGTAATAATAAAACCAGGCGAAATTAAATTGATTGAAACAGGTATAATGATACAATTACCCGAAGGATATGAGGCACAAATTCGTCCTAGAAGTGGACTTGCGCTAAAAAATGGTATAACAATGTTAAACTCACCTGGTACCATTGATTCTGATTATAGAGGTGAAATTAAATTAATAATTATTAATCTAGGAAAATCAGACTTTATCGTCAAAAGAGGTCTTAGAATTGCCCAAATGATTATAAATAAAGTAGAATTACCAGAGATATTAGAAGTATCTAAATTAGATGATACTGAAAGAGGTGAAAATGGTTTTGGCCATACAGGTCTATAA
- a CDS encoding M16 family metallopeptidase gives MYIQKKINDIDVVAYRMPYVSSVYIGIWLKVGSRHEKKEQNGISHFIEHMVFKGSKRRNAKDIAEEIDNIGGQLNGFTGKESTCFYVKVYKSYVEKAINVLFDMVFNPLFNCDDIEKEKKVVIEEINMNNDSPEDLAYDMLSSLIWNGNSLSFPVLGTEGTIKSMDRDTIIKYYKSNYIKENIVISIAGNFDDSIFDSIAEKTSNVMSSETGKIVEKPIWKKGIIFKSKEFEQVNICLSMPSIKYSFENIYSLSIISNAFGGGMSSRLFQKIREEKGLVYSIYSYPSTYIDTGAFTIFASTSIENLKDVYELINDEIYSVKENGFSEDEIDKFKEQLKISILMDMDSISSRMSVIGKSLLFLGKIYTVDDIIDKIKSIKYEDVNNLAKKIFNIDQLGISVVGNINEKQIGWLKIEQ, from the coding sequence ATGTACATACAAAAGAAGATTAATGATATAGACGTAGTAGCTTATAGAATGCCATACGTTAGTTCAGTCTATATAGGAATATGGCTAAAAGTAGGTTCAAGACATGAAAAAAAAGAACAAAATGGTATATCTCATTTTATCGAACATATGGTGTTTAAAGGCTCAAAAAGAAGAAATGCTAAAGACATTGCAGAAGAAATTGATAACATTGGAGGACAGCTAAACGGATTTACAGGAAAAGAAAGTACTTGCTTTTACGTTAAAGTATACAAGTCATACGTAGAAAAAGCAATTAATGTACTTTTTGACATGGTATTTAATCCTCTTTTCAACTGTGATGATATAGAAAAAGAAAAAAAAGTTGTCATTGAAGAAATAAACATGAATAATGATTCTCCAGAGGATCTTGCATATGACATGTTGTCAAGCCTTATTTGGAATGGCAATTCATTGTCATTTCCGGTTCTTGGCACAGAAGGCACCATAAAATCAATGGATAGAGACACAATAATAAAATATTATAAAAGCAATTATATAAAAGAGAATATTGTTATTTCTATCGCTGGAAATTTTGACGATTCAATATTTGATTCTATTGCTGAAAAAACATCAAACGTTATGTCTTCCGAAACAGGCAAAATAGTGGAAAAGCCCATCTGGAAAAAAGGAATTATTTTTAAAAGCAAAGAATTTGAACAGGTAAATATATGCTTAAGTATGCCTAGCATAAAATACTCATTTGAAAATATATATTCTCTATCTATTATTAGCAATGCCTTTGGAGGTGGTATGAGCTCTAGGCTATTTCAAAAAATACGCGAAGAAAAAGGACTTGTATATTCAATATATTCATATCCATCCACATATATTGACACAGGTGCGTTTACAATATTTGCTAGCACATCAATTGAAAATTTGAAGGACGTATATGAACTTATAAATGATGAAATATACAGCGTAAAAGAAAATGGTTTTTCAGAAGATGAAATCGACAAATTTAAAGAACAACTTAAAATAAGTATTTTAATGGATATGGACAGCATTAGTAGCAGAATGTCTGTAATAGGAAAATCGCTACTTTTTCTAGGAAAAATTTACACTGTTGATGATATAATAGATAAAATAAAGTCTATTAAATATGAAGATGTAAATAATCTTGCAAAAAAAATATTTAATATAGATCAGTTAGGAATTTCTGTAGTAGGAAATATAAATGAAAAACAGATAGGATGGTTGAAAATTGAACAATAA
- a CDS encoding polysaccharide deacetylase family protein: protein MIAIILLGILINHSIATFNTNDPIYRGDANEKKIAFACNVAWGNEYIPKMLEIFKENNIKITFFFEGQWAEKNPEIVKQISKEGHEIASHGYTHVKYTQWSKEKYTEDITKAGDVLKKITGVKPNLFAPPYGDFNNDVVKTAENLGYKVILWSLDTIDWSNPGVNNIIDRVVKKAHNGAIVLMHPTKGTVEALPNIIKDLKEKGYVITNVSNILK, encoded by the coding sequence ATTATTGCAATAATTTTATTAGGCATATTAATTAATCATTCTATAGCTACATTTAACACAAATGATCCTATATATAGAGGAGATGCTAACGAAAAAAAGATAGCTTTTGCGTGCAACGTAGCATGGGGAAATGAATATATTCCAAAAATGTTAGAAATATTTAAAGAAAATAATATAAAAATAACTTTTTTCTTTGAAGGGCAATGGGCAGAAAAAAATCCAGAAATAGTTAAACAGATTTCAAAAGAAGGCCACGAAATTGCAAGTCATGGATATACCCATGTTAAATATACGCAGTGGAGCAAGGAAAAATATACAGAAGATATCACAAAAGCTGGAGATGTACTTAAAAAAATAACTGGCGTTAAACCCAATCTTTTTGCTCCACCATACGGCGATTTTAACAATGACGTTGTAAAGACCGCTGAAAATTTGGGATATAAAGTTATTCTTTGGAGTCTTGATACCATTGATTGGAGTAACCCAGGAGTTAACAATATTATCGACAGAGTTGTAAAAAAAGCACACAATGGAGCAATTGTATTAATGCATCCCACTAAAGGAACGGTAGAAGCGCTGCCTAATATTATAAAAGATTTAAAGGAGAAAGGTTATGTAATTACCAACGTTTCAAATATTTTAAAATGA